The Leptolyngbya sp. FACHB-261 genomic interval ACCAGACTCAATACAATTTTTAATCCGTGCTCCAGAGCCATCAGCTTGAGGTACACGAATGGAGGTGTACTTCTTACCGGAGGCTACATGATAGTTAGTAGTGGGATCCAGCCAGGCGCTTCGCAATGGGCTTGCTGAATCAAAGCTTGTCACTCCTAGATGACGGAATGCAGGGATGGCATTGATGCGACCTACCCCAAAGAGATGTAAACGAGTTTTAGAAGTCAAATGTGGATAAATAGCTTCAAGGATCTTGATGATTTCTTTGCTCTGAGCGTAAGCTAGTCCTCCCAAAGCAATGTAATCATACCCCGCTCGAATCATTTCTCTAACTGCAACAGCATAGGATTGCGGGTCCCACCCTTGAGCAGCAGCAATTGGAGTGAAGGTATAACCTTCATCTTGATGTCTCTTGAGAAATTCCTTTGCGTTGGCTAGAGTTAATTCGTAACGTTTTTCTCGAATTCCTGGTTCAGCAAATGGACCTACAATTAGATGATCGATGCTGACTCCAAAGTTGAAGCCTAGAGCCTGATAATAATTTAAAATCTCATCAGTACTGTATGGGGGAACCTCTTCCTTAATATATCCAAAAGCTCCACAATCGCCCATGACCCTTCCAGAAAAGCGGATGAATTTGTGAATCCCTACTGCTTCAATTTGAGATCTCTTTCTCTTGGAACCATCTACAACTACTTTAGAAACAAGAATTCCGTCATAATTCGGGAAATCATAGATTTCATGAGCATAGATCTCATCAGCATAGGGATCCCGATTGGGCGTGAGTTTATCAATAAGGAAGTTGTAACCTGGATCCACCCGATCGTCCCATTCAGGAATGAAATACTGCATACCTAAATGCAAGTTGGGAGCAGGAGGGACATTAGGAATAGCAAGAAACTCGGCATCCGTACTCTTCTTAGCCTGGTCAGTGGATTGTCTCTCAGTCGCTTTTTCCTGACTCAGCAACTCGGGGAATCCTAAAGATAACTCTAGCTGAGTTATGCTCCGCTCGATAACTTGTTTAAAAATCTCAGGAGTTTCATAAACGCTCTGGACCAGGTTCAACTCTTTACTAGTAGCCTCAGCAAAGCGTTTGAGAAGAAAGCCTTTGAGACCTACCAACCCGTAACTGTAGCGTTTAGCATCAACATTAGATAGGGGAAGAACAAAAGTTTTTGCAGACATTCCCTGAATGCTTTTTGCTCCTCTTGCTGAAGCTAGAAAAATTAAGGTTTGTTCAGGCCGAGTTTCAATAGGCAGATTGATTGCTCGTAGATAGTTCTCCCCTAAGAGAACAAACACAAGTTCGTAGCCCTGTATAGCCTTCTCCAGAGCTTTATGCACTTGCAGAAATTGTGCCCACACATCCACCTCACGACTCTTCATAGAGTTGAAGGTCACCTCGTAAGGCGCTATGTCTTGGTCCTCAGGAATTAATCCATATCCTGCAGAAAGAATGAATACTTTAACCGCCTCCTGTCCTAGTGATTGACGCAGGATTTGAACACCCTCCATTACTTGGAGATGTTGCATTCCTGTGTACATCTGCCTTGCAGGGCAAATAAACTCAGCCAGCCGTGTCTCACAAACATGCAAACGAAAGGGGTCTTTGAAGTCCTGCAGGATAAGCTGATTCTTTGGCTTGAAACGCTTTTCCCCAGTGCAGGAGGTGATGACTAAGACACGGGGATGAGGCATGAAGTTTCCTGTCCGTAACGCTCTCGTCCTACTTAGTAGCGAGATCAAGCCTACCTCAATAAATGCTCGATCACGGATGTGGCAAGAATCACACAGACTGTGAGATTACCACCTCTCCCTGATAGCAAGACCAGGTCACTTTAATAGGAACCTGTAATTCCAGGGGCTGAGTACGACATCAGCCGGTATCGAGAACCAAGAAGGTGACGAGCTTCAGTGCTTGGCCTTCAAGGCCGTCCTACTTCAGAAGACAGTGAAGCGGCTGATAGGCATTAAGATACTCTAGCTGAGAGTCGGGTTAGCCTGAGTAGTCTACAGCATTGATTCCTAGATAGCTAGATAGTCTCTGTCCCCTTGGCTTCAGCTAGCAAAAGGGCAATGGCGATAAAGATGTTTCATCTTGGTATGTAAGTCAAGGGAATTTCATTGGGTTTTTCCCCATCACTCGGCACTGCACCCTAAAATTTAGGACTGCCTCACTCAGCTAGATTAACCTCAATCACACGGTGTTCCTGAATGCCCGGCTCCTGCACCATCTGAGAGGCTACCTGCAACTGCTACTCTGCTACGGGCTGTAGCAGAGTAGCAGAGCGGAAGAGCAATCAGCTCATAGTCAGTTGCAATAGCTAGGCGGTGACTGTGGCAGAGTTAAAGCTACAGACAGTAGAACAATGGCTTTGAGGCTTATGGACTCACCTCACCTTTAGAAACTTGTGGGTTTGCAGACTGATCCGCCACTGAGGATGAGTCAAAACATACTCAATGGCCAGAGCAGTGCTCTGCTCGCGATTACTCCATTCTGGTTGGAGATACTTTAGTGCTGTAGAAGGTACTCTAGCTGCCTGTTTCTCAGCCCATTCGAGATCACTTCGGTGAGACACAACTACCTTTAGCTCATCAACATAAAGGTACACACTCTCATGCGGAACTTTCATTTTCTTAGGTGATAATGTAACCCAATCGAAGGTCCCACTTATTGGATATGCTCCAGAGGTTTCGAGGTGGACCCGGAGACCCATTGTACGTAGCTGGGCTGTGAGAGGGCCCAAGTCATGCATGAGTGGTTCGCCTCCAGTGATGACTACAATTCCTGGATTCGGTCTACAAACTTCATCAATTAGGTCAGTTATCTTGTGCTGAGGATGAGCTCCGGAATTCCAAGACTCTTTGGTATCGCAGAACCAACAACCGACATCACACCCCCCTAAACGAATGAAAAAAGCATTGACACCTGTCCATGCGCCCTCTCCTTGCACGGAATGGAAGGTCTCTACGACGGGATAAGCTATAGTTGCAGGCTCAGTCATTCCTCATACTCCACCCAGCTATTGGGGGTTTCTGATACCATCACCTTTAGCTGTACACCCTCTGGTACCCGCTTTTTAGTCTCGTCGTAGATATACTTAGCGATCATCTCAGCTGTGGTTTCATAGCCTTTAGGTAGAACTTCGTTAAGTAAGCAGTGGTCTAAGCCACCTTGAGTCACGTCTTTTTTAGCCCACCGTAAGGTTGTGAAGTCAGCCACCATTACTGCGTGAGGCGTTCGCTCTGAGGGGTGAAGCCGATCAGAAATAGCCTTCACCTGAACTTTATATGTGTGTCCATGTATCCGACCACAAGGACCATCGTAGTCACGGATGTAATGGGCACTGTCAAAAGTGAATTCAGTGGTAAGTTTCCACACAGACATCCTAGTGCCCTCCAGAAGCAAACATTAGGCCCTCAAGAATAGCTGAGGGACTCAGCTTTTTCTAGAAGATACAGGCATCCTTAAACTATCAAAAGCACTTTTCGTCGGATTGCTACATCAACCTCCCCGCAAGATATAAGGCCCATCTCCATGTCATAACAGCTCAAGATGGACTGTTGTACCTGTAGTCTTGACGTTTCTAACTATGCTTTCTAAGATTAGCTCTCTCCCAAGGCCCATGATTTCCCGGAGGCACTTAAATGCATTGTTATCTCTTAGCAGCATTAGCAGCTATTTGACAGGCCCTACTTCTCTGTCTTACCTTGCTTCGTTCCAGAAACGCCAAGCTGATGCCGCAGATCCGCTAAGTTACCATACTTAGCCCATTTACCAGCTTTAGCTATCAGTAGATCAACAGCTAGATCCTGGATCTCACCTGGTTCACAGCCCAACGTTTGAGCAGCTTCCTTGAGCCATTGGGCACGGTCAGGAGAAACCATGAAACGTTTCATGGTTTTGCGCCCAGGGTTCTGTGGTGTTCCACTTAGGTAGGCTTGGACGGTTCTCAGGCTCTTACCCACGATGATTTCCAGAGCTGGTTTGAGCGCTTTTTCTCCTTTAGCCGGCCGTCCGGGACGCTCAACATAACCTGCTTCTCTTAAACGATCTGCTAAGGCTCGCACTTCCGCGGGAGTGTAGTCCCGACGCTTTTCGTTTTCAGCTACCTCAATCTCTAATGCCCGCGCCGGATCCTCAGCAACCTTGAGGGACATCACTCGCACCGGCACCCCATTGGCAAAGAGCTGTTTGAATGTTCCAGGTTCGGTTTTAGCTAAGTGCCTGATAGCCGCCAATCGGTGGCCACCTGCCAATAGAACTTCTTCTTGATCAACTACAAGAGGTTCTATTAAACCGAGAACAGAAATACTTTCAGAGAGGGCAACAACGTGTTGTTGGTTAAGGGTACGGGTGTCCTGAGATCGATCCTTAATCTGATCAAGAGGCAGCGATGATGGGAGATCTGAGGGTAATGAAGCTTGGGGAGCTTGTCGTCCAGCGAATACACCCTCGAAGCGTTTAGCCATGCAGCACCTCTTCACCAATCGCTCGATACTCTGCCCATGCTCTGCCTGCCATCGGATCACGCCTACCACGGTTGTCTTTTGCGTCTCGAACCAGACAACCTTGATCTGCTGCTCTGCGATGGACAGCTAAACCTCGAATCAGTCGCTGAAAGACGGGTATCCCCTTCTCTACAAGCATAGACTGAGCTTCCTCTCCTTCCGTTGTCGAGGCTTGAATGAGGGTAAGCAGGACCTTGTACCTTGCTCCTAGGCTAGAAAGAGTGTCAATGGTACCAAGTAGGGCTTCTAGGTCTGGCGCAGAAGGCGTCGCTGGGCAGATACATAGGTCAGACTTGGCTAAATCCTCTAGAT includes:
- a CDS encoding ParA family protein; this encodes MLISFVGFKGGVGKSTSSMHLAGYLSDHGGTLLIDGDQNRTALNWAKRGPGMPFSLVDETQIPDLNSFVHVVVDTPARPAPDDLEDLAKSDLCICPATPSAPDLEALLGTIDTLSSLGARYKVLLTLIQASTTEGEEAQSMLVEKGIPVFQRLIRGLAVHRRAADQGCLVRDAKDNRGRRDPMAGRAWAEYRAIGEEVLHG
- a CDS encoding ParB N-terminal domain-containing protein, with product MAKRFEGVFAGRQAPQASLPSDLPSSLPLDQIKDRSQDTRTLNQQHVVALSESISVLGLIEPLVVDQEEVLLAGGHRLAAIRHLAKTEPGTFKQLFANGVPVRVMSLKVAEDPARALEIEVAENEKRRDYTPAEVRALADRLREAGYVERPGRPAKGEKALKPALEIIVGKSLRTVQAYLSGTPQNPGRKTMKRFMVSPDRAQWLKEAAQTLGCEPGEIQDLAVDLLIAKAGKWAKYGNLADLRHQLGVSGTKQGKTEK
- the dpdA gene encoding tRNA-guanine transglycosylase DpdA, with translation MPHPRVLVITSCTGEKRFKPKNQLILQDFKDPFRLHVCETRLAEFICPARQMYTGMQHLQVMEGVQILRQSLGQEAVKVFILSAGYGLIPEDQDIAPYEVTFNSMKSREVDVWAQFLQVHKALEKAIQGYELVFVLLGENYLRAINLPIETRPEQTLIFLASARGAKSIQGMSAKTFVLPLSNVDAKRYSYGLVGLKGFLLKRFAEATSKELNLVQSVYETPEIFKQVIERSITQLELSLGFPELLSQEKATERQSTDQAKKSTDAEFLAIPNVPPAPNLHLGMQYFIPEWDDRVDPGYNFLIDKLTPNRDPYADEIYAHEIYDFPNYDGILVSKVVVDGSKRKRSQIEAVGIHKFIRFSGRVMGDCGAFGYIKEEVPPYSTDEILNYYQALGFNFGVSIDHLIVGPFAEPGIREKRYELTLANAKEFLKRHQDEGYTFTPIAAAQGWDPQSYAVAVREMIRAGYDYIALGGLAYAQSKEIIKILEAIYPHLTSKTRLHLFGVGRINAIPAFRHLGVTSFDSASPLRSAWLDPTTNYHVASGKKYTSIRVPQADGSGARIKNCIESGVADRKTLKGFEQATLSALRKFDIGELSLEETLEELLNYSELLEKPRDSKLDPINQIKQQNKRRTRYRELLEDRPWQSCNCPICQKIKVEVVIFRGNDRNRRRGFHNTYVFYKRFKALLQELGLGR
- a CDS encoding 6-pyruvoyl tetrahydropterin synthase family protein, coding for MSVWKLTTEFTFDSAHYIRDYDGPCGRIHGHTYKVQVKAISDRLHPSERTPHAVMVADFTTLRWAKKDVTQGGLDHCLLNEVLPKGYETTAEMIAKYIYDETKKRVPEGVQLKVMVSETPNSWVEYEE